Proteins co-encoded in one Haloarcula pelagica genomic window:
- a CDS encoding Hsp20/alpha crystallin family protein: MIRELGETIENAVFENVGRASARVQERKPLPADLLESDDAYLVVFDAPGATASDVQVRYVDDRVEVRIDRFREFHDGFDMLFPGRGLSLDGSLTLPEDAAVDADAATATLKADGTLQVTVPKVETVDADGDEHEDTHAEADAADHDEDDGDVDDSDA, translated from the coding sequence ATGATCCGGGAACTCGGCGAGACGATCGAGAACGCCGTCTTCGAGAACGTCGGCCGCGCCTCGGCGCGGGTCCAAGAGCGCAAGCCGCTGCCGGCCGACCTGCTGGAGTCCGACGACGCCTACCTCGTCGTGTTCGACGCCCCCGGGGCGACCGCCTCGGACGTGCAGGTTCGCTACGTCGACGACCGCGTCGAGGTCCGGATCGACCGGTTCCGCGAGTTCCACGACGGGTTCGACATGTTGTTCCCCGGCCGCGGCCTGTCGCTCGACGGCTCGCTGACGCTGCCGGAGGACGCCGCCGTCGACGCCGACGCCGCGACGGCGACCCTGAAAGCCGACGGGACGTTGCAGGTGACGGTCCCGAAAGTCGAGACGGTGGACGCGGACGGGGACGAACACGAGGACACCCACGCCGAGGCGGACGCCGCCGACCACGACGAGGACGACGGCGATGTCGACGACAGCGACGCCTGA
- a CDS encoding FAD-dependent oxidoreductase, producing MADATTLSPAATRSWAGLCTATPDRDPLVGAVADGCHVATGWHGHGLMRAPAVGDHVASTVLGTASPLPEQFGTQAEPTRFDGDEAFAPLGDPTKNW from the coding sequence GTGGCGGACGCGACGACGCTGTCGCCGGCGGCGACCCGCTCGTGGGCCGGACTGTGTACGGCGACGCCGGACCGGGACCCGCTGGTCGGCGCCGTCGCCGACGGCTGTCACGTCGCGACGGGCTGGCACGGCCACGGGCTCATGCGGGCGCCGGCGGTCGGCGATCACGTCGCCAGCACCGTCCTGGGGACGGCGTCGCCACTGCCCGAACAGTTCGGTACGCAGGCCGAACCGACCCGGTTCGACGGTGACGAGGCGTTCGCTCCGCTGGGTGATCCGACGAAAAACTGGTGA
- a CDS encoding DUF7559 family protein produces the protein MPATMEVVCTDDGCELDMFELHYTYDMPDDVGVTDFACPYCGGVDCLEAVEL, from the coding sequence ATGCCCGCCACGATGGAAGTCGTCTGTACGGACGACGGCTGCGAACTCGACATGTTCGAGCTGCACTACACGTACGATATGCCGGACGATGTCGGGGTCACGGACTTCGCCTGCCCGTACTGCGGGGGGGTCGACTGTCTGGAGGCGGTCGAGTTATGA